In Phoenix dactylifera cultivar Barhee BC4 unplaced genomic scaffold, palm_55x_up_171113_PBpolish2nd_filt_p 000613F, whole genome shotgun sequence, one DNA window encodes the following:
- the LOC120106731 gene encoding mediator of RNA polymerase II transcription subunit 15a-like, with translation MEGSTRNPSRVEGSARADARPADWRSDLNAESRQRVVGKIISSLKKHFPPGASEGLSDFQKLAVRFEQKVYAAATSQIKWPGFADNFVRTICMTNAHVKVTD, from the exons ATGGAAGGGAGCACTCGGAATCCTTCCAGGGTGGAGGGCTCCGCCCGCGCGGACGCTCGCCCCGCCGACTGGAGGTCCGACCTCAACGCCGAGTCGCGGCAGAGGGTCGTCGGCAAGAT AATCAGCTCTCTAAAGAAACACTTCCCACCAGGTGCTTCTGAGGGTCTAAGTGATTTTCAGAAACTTGCTGTTCGATTTGAGCAAAAGGTTTACGCTGCAGCTACTAGCCAG ATAAAGTGGCCAG GGTTTGCTGATAATTTTGTACGTACAATATGCATGACAAATGCTCATGTTAAGGTGACTGATTAA